Proteins from one Gossypium raimondii isolate GPD5lz chromosome 8, ASM2569854v1, whole genome shotgun sequence genomic window:
- the LOC105792627 gene encoding 5-methyltetrahydropteroyltriglutamate--homocysteine methyltransferase — MASHIVGYPRMGPKRELKFALESFWDNKSSAEDLQKVAADLRSSIWQQMAAAGIKYIPSNTFSYYDQVLDATSMLGAVPPRYGWNGGEIGFDTYFSMARGNASVPAMEMTKWFDTNYHFIVPELGPDVNFSYASHKAVDEYKEAKALGVDTIPVLIGPVSYLLLSKPAKGVEKTFSLLSLLPKILPIYKEVIAELKAAGALWIQFDEPTLVLDLDSHQLQAFTAAYAELETTLSGLNVLIETYFADLTAEAYETLTELKGVTAYGLDLVRGTQTIELIKSNFPKGKYLFAGVVDGRNIWANDLASSLSTLQALEAVVGKDKLVVSTSCSLLHTAVDLVNETKLDDEIKSWLAFAAQKVVEVNALAKALAGQKDEAFFTANASAQASRKSSPRVTNEAVQKAAAALKGSDHRRATNVTARLDAQQKKLNLPVLPTTTIGSFPQTLELRRVRREYKANKISEDDYVKAIKEEIKKVVDLQEELDIDVLVHGEPERNDMVEYFGEQLSGFAFTVNGWVQSYGSRCVKPPIIYGDVSRPKPMTVFWSSTAQSMTKRPMKGMLTGPVTILNWSFVRNDQPRFETCYQIALAIKDEVEDLEKAGINVIQIDEAALREGLPLRKSEHAFYQKWAVHSFRITNCGVQDTTQIHTHMCYSNFNDIIHSIIDMDADVITIENSRSDEKLLSVFREGVKYGAGIGPGVYDIHSPRIPSTEEIADRINKMLAVLETNILWVNPDCGLKTRKYAEVKPALSNMVAAAKLLRTQLASAK; from the exons ATGGCCTCTCACATTGTTGGATATCCCCGCATGGGACCTAAGAGAGAGCTTAAATTTGCTTTGGAATCTTTCTGGGACAACAAGAGCAGTGCCGAGGATTTGCAAAAGGTTGCAGCTGATCTCAGGTCATCCATCTGGCAACAAATGGCTGCTGCTGGGATCAAGTACATCCCGAGCAACACTTTCTCTTATTACGACCAGGTGCTCGATGCAACATCGATGCTTGGAGCTGTTCCACCTAGATATGGCTGGAACGGTGGAGAGATCGGATTTGACACTTACTTCTCAATGGCCAGAGGAAATGCCTCTGTGCCTGCCATGGAAATGACCAAGTGGTTTGACACCAACTA CCACTTCATTGTTCCAGAATTGGGCCCTGATGTTAACTTCTCTTATGCATCTCACAAGGCAGTTGATGAGTACAAGGAAGCTAAGGCG CTCGGAGTTGACACCATCCCCGTCCTTATTGGCCCTGTCTCATACTTGTTGCTGTCTAAACCAGCCAAGGGTGTTGAGAAGACCTTCTCTCTTCTCTCTCTCCTCCCAAAAATTCTCCCCATCTACAA GGAAGTTATTGCTGAGCTTAAGGCTGCTGGTGCCTTATGGATTCAGTTTGATGAACCGACCCTTGTCTTGGATCTCGACTCTCACCAATTGCAAGCTTTTACCGCTGCTTATGCTGAATTGGAAACCACTCTCTCTGGCTTGAATGTTTTGATTGAGACCTACTTTGCTGATCTCACTGCTGAGGCGTACGAGACCCTCACTGAATTGAAGGGTGTCACTGCTTATGGTTTGGATTTGGTTCGTGGAACCCAGACCATTGAGTTGATCAAGAGTAACTTCCCTAAGGGCAAGTACCTCTTTGCTGGAGTTGTTGATGGAAGGAACATTTGGGCCAATGATCTTGCTTCTTCACTTAGCACCTTGCAGGCTCTTGAAGCTGTTGTGGGCAAAG ACAAGCTTGTGGTGTCCACCTCCTGCTCGCTTCTCCACACTGCTGTTGATCTAGTAAACGAGACCAAGCTAGATGATGAAATCAAATCCTGGCTGGCATTCGCTGCCCAGAAAGTTGTCGAAGTCAATGCACTTGCCAAGGCATTGGCTGGTCAGAAGGATGAG GCCTTCTTCACTGCCAATGCATCTGCTCAGGCTTCAAGGAAGTCCTCCCCGAGAGTGACCAATGAGGCTGTTCAAAAGGCT GCTGCTGCTTTGAAGGGCTCTGACCACCGTCGTGCTACAAATGTTACTGCTAGACTCGATGCCCAGCAGAAAAAGCTTAACCTTCCAGTCCTCCCCACCACAACCATTGGATCCTTCCCTCAAACTTTGGAGCTCAGGAGAGTTCGTCGTGAATACAAGGCTAACAA GATCTCAGAGGATGATTACGTTAAAGCCATTAAAGAGGAAATTAAGAAAGTTGTTGACCTTCAAGAAGAGCTTGACATTGATGTCCTGGTTCATGGAGAGCCTGAG AGAAATGATATGGTTGAGTACTTTGGTGAGCAATTATCTGGTTTTGCTTTCACTGTTAACGGATGGGTGCAATCTTATGGGTCTCGCTGCGTCAAGCCACCAATCATCTACGGTGATGTTAGCCGCCCCAAACCAATGACTGTTTTCTGGTCATCTACTGCCCAAAGCATGACTAAACGCCCAATGAAGGGAATGCTTACTGGCCCTGTCACCATTCTCAACTGGTCCTTTGTCAGAAATGATCAACCGAG ATTCGAAACTTGCTACCAGATTGCCTTGGCCATCAAGGATGAAGTGGAGGATCTTGAGAAGGCTGGTATCAATGTTATCCAAATCGATGAGGCTGCTTTGAGAGAAGGGTTGCCTCTTAGGAAGTCCGAGCATGCCTTCTACCAAAAATGGGCTGTCCACTCCTTCAGAATCACCAACTGTGGTGTCCAAGACACTACCCAG ATCCACACCCACATGTGCTACTCCAACTTCAATGATATCATCCACTCGATCATCGACATGGATGCCGATGTCATAACCATTGAGAACTCACGTTCAGATGAGAAGCTCCTGTCAGTCTTCCGTGAAGGAGTGAAGTATGGTGCTGGAATTGGACCCGGTGTCTATGACATCCACTCTCCCAGAATACCATCAACCGAAGAGATTGCTGACAGAATTAACAAGATGCTTGCCGTGCTCGAGACCAACATCTTGTGGGTTAACCCTGACTGTGGGCTCAAGACTCGCAAGTACGCTGAGGTGAAACCAGCACTGAGCAACATGGTTGCTGCTGCCAAGCTGCTCCGCACCCAACTCGCCAGCGCCAAGTGA